A genome region from Rissa tridactyla isolate bRisTri1 chromosome 18, bRisTri1.patW.cur.20221130, whole genome shotgun sequence includes the following:
- the LOC128918785 gene encoding membrane progestin receptor alpha-like isoform X5, which produces MATVVTEKLSRLFINMRQVPQLLAPLSPSTVSSSEVPKVFWKPYIHAGYRPVQQTWRYYFSTLFQQHNEAINVWTHLVAALILLLRFQQLSQRVDFGQDLHAQPLLIIIVASITYLTFSTLAHLLQAKSEFWHYSFFFMDYVGVAVYQYGSALGHYYYAIEPSWHEKIKGFYMPVAVLLAWLSCAGSCYAKYRYHQSARLLSRLCQELPSGLAYMLDISPVIHRISTAPPSEREDPALLYHKCQVLFFLIGAFFFSHPYPEKWFPGKCHFFGQSHQIFHVCLFLCTLAQIEAVVLDYESRRHIYSTLQGDLAHNFSALCLFTVTCSVLTAAYMARKVKNKLSFKEE; this is translated from the coding sequence ATGGCAACGGTCGTCACTGAAAAGCTCAGCCGCCTCTTCATTAACATGCGGCAGGTCCCGCAGCTGCTggcccccctctctccctccactgTCAGCAGTTCGGAGGTGCCAAAGGTCTTCTGGAAGCCCTACATCCACGCCGGCTACCGGCCAGTGCAGCAGACCTGGCGTTATTACTTCTCGACGCTCTTCCAGCAGCACAACGAGGCCATCAACGTCTGGACCCATCTGGTGGCAGCGCTGATCCTGCTGCTGCGGTTCCAGCAGCTCTCGCAGAGGGTGGATTTTGGGCAGGACCTGCACGCCCAACCCCTCCTCATCATCATCGTGGCATCCATCACCTACCTGACGTTCAGCACCCTCGCTCACCTTCTGCAGGCCAAATCCGAGTTCTGGCACTACAGCTTCTTCTTCATGGACTACGTGGGGGTTGCCGTTTACCAGTACGGCAGCGCTCTGGGGCACTACTACTACGCCATCGAGCCAAGCTGGCACGAGAAGATCAAGGGGTTTTACATGCCGGTGGCTGTCCTGTTAGCGTGGCTGTCCTGCGCTGGTTCCTGCTACGCCAAGTACCGGTACCACCAGTCCGCTCGCCTTCTGAGCCGgctctgccaggagctgcccTCCGGCCTGGCGTACATGCTGGACATCAGCCCCGTGATCCACCGCATCTCCACCGCGCCGCCCTCCGAGCGGGAGGACCCGGCCCTTCTGTATCACAAATGCCAGGTGCTGTTTTTCCTCATCggtgccttttttttctcacacCCTTACCCTGAGAAGTGGTTCCCGGGGAAATGTCACTTCTTTGGGCAGAGCCATCAGATTTTTCACGTGTGCTTGTTTCTCTGCACGCTGGCGCAGATCGAGGCGGTGGTGTTGGACTATGAGTCCAGGAGACACATCTATTCCACTCTTCAGGGTGATTTGGCGCACAACTTCTCTGCCCTGTGCCTTTTCACTGTCACCTGCTCCGTCCTCACAGCTGCTTACATGGCCCGCAAGGTGAAGAACAAGCTGAGCTTCAAAGAAGAGTAA
- the LOC128918785 gene encoding membrane progestin receptor alpha-like isoform X4, whose translation MAGAGPGAGEPAALFVYLPIRARDTEFGCIMATVVTEKLSRLFINMRQVPQLLAPLSPSTVSSSEVPKVFWKPYIHAGYRPVQQTWRYYFSTLFQQHNEAINVWTHLVAALILLLRFQQLSQRVDFGQDLHAQPLLIIIVASITYLTFSTLAHLLQAKSEFWHYSFFFMDYVGVAVYQYGSALGHYYYAIEPSWHEKIKGFYMPVAVLLAWLSCAGSCYAKYRYHQSARLLSRLCQELPSGLAYMLDISPVIHRISTAPPSEREDPALLYHKCQVLFFLIGAFFFSHPYPEKWFPGKCHFFGQSHQIFHVCLFLCTLAQIEAVVLDYESRRHIYSTLQGDLAHNFSALCLFTVTCSVLTAAYMARKVKNKLSFKEE comes from the coding sequence GGACACAGAGTTCGGCTGCATCATGGCAACGGTCGTCACTGAAAAGCTCAGCCGCCTCTTCATTAACATGCGGCAGGTCCCGCAGCTGCTggcccccctctctccctccactgTCAGCAGTTCGGAGGTGCCAAAGGTCTTCTGGAAGCCCTACATCCACGCCGGCTACCGGCCAGTGCAGCAGACCTGGCGTTATTACTTCTCGACGCTCTTCCAGCAGCACAACGAGGCCATCAACGTCTGGACCCATCTGGTGGCAGCGCTGATCCTGCTGCTGCGGTTCCAGCAGCTCTCGCAGAGGGTGGATTTTGGGCAGGACCTGCACGCCCAACCCCTCCTCATCATCATCGTGGCATCCATCACCTACCTGACGTTCAGCACCCTCGCTCACCTTCTGCAGGCCAAATCCGAGTTCTGGCACTACAGCTTCTTCTTCATGGACTACGTGGGGGTTGCCGTTTACCAGTACGGCAGCGCTCTGGGGCACTACTACTACGCCATCGAGCCAAGCTGGCACGAGAAGATCAAGGGGTTTTACATGCCGGTGGCTGTCCTGTTAGCGTGGCTGTCCTGCGCTGGTTCCTGCTACGCCAAGTACCGGTACCACCAGTCCGCTCGCCTTCTGAGCCGgctctgccaggagctgcccTCCGGCCTGGCGTACATGCTGGACATCAGCCCCGTGATCCACCGCATCTCCACCGCGCCGCCCTCCGAGCGGGAGGACCCGGCCCTTCTGTATCACAAATGCCAGGTGCTGTTTTTCCTCATCggtgccttttttttctcacacCCTTACCCTGAGAAGTGGTTCCCGGGGAAATGTCACTTCTTTGGGCAGAGCCATCAGATTTTTCACGTGTGCTTGTTTCTCTGCACGCTGGCGCAGATCGAGGCGGTGGTGTTGGACTATGAGTCCAGGAGACACATCTATTCCACTCTTCAGGGTGATTTGGCGCACAACTTCTCTGCCCTGTGCCTTTTCACTGTCACCTGCTCCGTCCTCACAGCTGCTTACATGGCCCGCAAGGTGAAGAACAAGCTGAGCTTCAAAGAAGAGTAA